Proteins from one Nitrobacteraceae bacterium AZCC 2146 genomic window:
- a CDS encoding iron(III) transport system substrate-binding protein (product_source=KO:K02012; cath_funfam=3.40.190.10; cog=COG1840; ko=KO:K02012; pfam=PF13531; superfamily=53850; transmembrane_helix_parts=Inside_1_6,TMhelix_7_29,Outside_30_343): MQTWRRRSGWIFGLAMASLPLLFGVAVGHAEEINLYSTREPPLVEPVIAAFTAATGIKVKLVHIEDNLVKRLAAEGDASPADVLMTIGLDKTSQFAANGLTQVIASPVLDKAIPPPLRGAEWISLSIRPRVAVTRADATLGAIRYEDLADPQWRGKLCMRSPLHQNNVALIAAYLLHHGADATETWLKGVKANLAHPPEGKDNDVIREIAQGSCEIGIANTVALAQLRDGREGPERVGWARKVKTVPTAFETGGAHVNLTGAALAKNAPHRDAALKFLEFLVTPAAQKLYAAAELEYPVTAEAESHPLVAAMGSFPIDPLPIDQIAANQKAATALIRKVGFEK, translated from the coding sequence ATGCAAACATGGCGACGACGCAGCGGCTGGATCTTCGGACTGGCGATGGCGTCGTTACCTCTCCTCTTCGGCGTCGCCGTGGGCCATGCCGAGGAGATCAACCTCTACTCGACACGCGAGCCACCGCTGGTCGAGCCGGTCATCGCGGCGTTCACGGCGGCGACCGGAATCAAGGTCAAGCTCGTCCATATCGAGGATAATCTCGTCAAGCGCCTCGCGGCGGAGGGAGACGCCTCCCCCGCCGACGTCTTGATGACGATCGGTCTCGACAAGACTTCGCAATTCGCAGCGAATGGGCTCACGCAAGTGATCGCATCGCCCGTGCTCGACAAGGCCATCCCGCCTCCACTGCGTGGCGCGGAATGGATTAGCCTGTCGATCCGGCCAAGAGTGGCGGTGACGCGCGCCGACGCGACGCTGGGCGCGATCCGCTACGAGGACCTCGCCGATCCCCAATGGCGCGGCAAGCTCTGCATGCGCTCGCCACTGCACCAGAACAATGTCGCGCTGATTGCGGCCTATCTGCTGCATCATGGCGCAGACGCCACTGAGACATGGCTGAAGGGCGTGAAAGCCAATCTTGCGCATCCGCCCGAGGGCAAGGACAATGACGTGATCCGGGAGATCGCGCAGGGCAGCTGCGAGATCGGCATCGCCAACACCGTGGCGCTGGCGCAGTTGCGCGATGGCCGCGAGGGCCCGGAACGGGTGGGATGGGCACGCAAGGTGAAGACCGTGCCGACGGCGTTCGAGACCGGCGGCGCCCATGTGAATCTCACCGGTGCTGCTCTGGCAAAGAACGCGCCGCATCGCGACGCAGCGCTCAAATTTCTCGAATTTCTGGTGACGCCGGCGGCGCAGAAACTCTATGCCGCCGCAGAGCTTGAATATCCCGTCACCGCAGAGGCCGAGAGCCACCCGCTCGTCGCAGCGATGGGATCATTCCCGATCGATCCATTGCCGATCGACCAGATCGCAGCGAACCAGAAGGCGGCCACCGCCCTGATCAGGAAAGTCGGCTTCGAGAAGTAG
- a CDS encoding alkanesulfonate monooxygenase SsuD/methylene tetrahydromethanopterin reductase-like flavin-dependent oxidoreductase (luciferase family) (product_source=COG2141; cath_funfam=3.20.20.30; cog=COG2141; pfam=PF00296; superfamily=51679) produces MKNIGFLSFGHWTPSPQSQVRTASDALLQSIDLAVAAEELGADGAYFRVHHFARQLASPFPLLAAVGARTKRIEIGTAVIDMRYENPLYMAEDAGSADLIAGGRLQLGISRGSPEQVIDGFRYFGYVPTEGMTDADMARRHTEVFLDVLDGKGFAKPNPNPMFPNPSGLLRLEPHSAGLRERIWWGASTNATAEWAAKLGMNLQSSTLKIDESGKPFHVQQAEQIRLYKAAWTAAGHTRTPRVSVSRSIIALMDDRDRMYFGRDGESNDQVGFLGGSERAIFGRSFAAEPDVLIAQLKDDEAIAEADTLLLTVPNQLGVDYNAHVIEAILKHVAPGLGWR; encoded by the coding sequence ATGAAAAACATCGGCTTCCTCTCTTTCGGTCACTGGACCCCGTCGCCGCAGTCGCAGGTGCGGACGGCGTCCGACGCGCTGCTGCAATCGATCGATCTGGCCGTCGCGGCCGAAGAACTCGGCGCCGACGGGGCCTATTTCCGGGTGCATCATTTCGCCCGCCAGCTGGCCTCGCCGTTTCCGCTTTTGGCGGCGGTCGGCGCGCGCACGAAGCGCATCGAGATCGGCACCGCGGTGATCGACATGCGCTACGAGAACCCGCTCTACATGGCGGAGGACGCCGGCTCCGCCGACCTCATTGCCGGCGGCCGTCTGCAGCTCGGCATCTCCAGAGGCTCGCCCGAGCAGGTGATCGACGGCTTTCGCTATTTCGGTTACGTGCCAACCGAGGGCATGACCGACGCCGACATGGCGCGGCGCCACACCGAGGTCTTTCTCGACGTGCTTGATGGCAAGGGCTTTGCCAAGCCGAATCCGAACCCGATGTTTCCGAACCCGTCCGGCCTGCTGCGCCTCGAGCCGCATTCGGCGGGCCTGCGCGAGCGCATCTGGTGGGGCGCCAGCACCAATGCGACGGCGGAATGGGCGGCCAAACTGGGAATGAACCTGCAGAGCTCGACGCTCAAGATCGACGAGAGCGGCAAGCCGTTTCACGTCCAGCAGGCCGAGCAGATCCGGCTCTACAAGGCGGCGTGGACGGCGGCCGGGCACACGCGCACGCCGCGCGTGTCGGTCAGCCGCAGCATCATCGCGCTGATGGACGACCGCGACCGGATGTATTTCGGCCGCGACGGCGAGAGCAATGACCAGGTCGGCTTTCTCGGCGGCAGCGAGCGCGCCATCTTCGGCCGCAGCTTTGCGGCGGAGCCGGACGTTCTGATCGCGCAGCTGAAGGACGACGAAGCCATTGCCGAGGCGGATACGCTGTTGCTGACCGTGCCCAATCAACTCGGCGTCGATTACAACGCCCATGTGATCGAGGCGATCCTGAAACACGTCGCGCCGGGATTGGGGTGGCGGTAG